In the genome of Brachypodium distachyon strain Bd21 chromosome 3, Brachypodium_distachyon_v3.0, whole genome shotgun sequence, the window ACAGAGTCCAGATTAAACTACCAACCACGATATAGTCCATCCGTTAGGGACTCTAACTGTGGGTCCTTGGAACATGCACCTGTGAGCAATGCGCCATGATCATGTTTAAATTCCACTAATCATGTAGATCGATATTAGGGTTGTAATCTAATCAATGACCTATCTCCTTCCGATTATCAATGTGCCCGGACAGTCTTTCCAATATTCATACAAGATATACTGTATTCCATTGATAATCGCCAGATTTCTTAAAACACATAAGTGTATTTAAGTATCTTCGAACAATCATACATTCCATGCATCATATAACCATGAGCACGTGATTCTATAATGAGGTAACCGAGTATTTAAATTGCAATAAATACACCAATGTGGAGTTTTTATTGGCGTTTAGTAGCAGTGGTACGTAGCCAGGATGAAATGATGAAGCGGCTGTGGTGGTGGCCTGGGAAGGGAGTGCAAGAAATGTGGGGGTGAGGTCGGTCCGGGTCGGGGTCTGGGTCTGGGCCGGCCTGGTCCCGGAGATCTGGTGGTCGCGCCTGGTGTTGGGATGCGGTCGCCTGCTCTCTGCCTGGGGCAGGGCGGGGGGCACATGGCCGAGCGCAGCATGCACCATGCCTCACCTGCACTGCCCGCCTACTATGGTGGTAGGAGTAGTACTAACCCTGGCTCTGACCTACGTAGTACTCCTCCACTAACCCAGGGTAGGCTAGCCACCTTCCCCTTTCACATTGCTATCTATCCGTCGCAAGCTCGATCGGAACTAGACAGTGTGGATTAAGGCTTGGTGTAGAGAAACTTTAATAATACCAGTACCACTACGTTTCGTAGAGAAACAGTCGTGGCTGACGGTCCCAAAATTCGGCCGGTCGATGACCCATCACAACATTTGCCTTGTTGGACCACCGTTTAAGTTAATCACCATCAGGCAAAAATATGTGATAGCACTCCTTAACTGCAACATACAATACTCTATTTACTGATGGAGTACACTTTTACCCTAACTGCGTTTCCCAACTCCCGAGTACTGCTGTGAGGTGTGAACTGGCCCGGGGCAGGGCAGGCCGCTAGAGCTACTCGCTGGCTCTTAGCGTAGCTGCAACATGCACTCATGCAGCAGGGCCACGTCTGACGAGGggactgacaggtgggcccacgGCGTACGTGCCTCCCGGAGCGGAACGCGCAGGCTGTGGCTCGCGTCGAGCCCCCCACCGGCGGATACGTAAAATCCGGGGGAGTACGCCTTCCGATGCCACGGTCATCCCCGCTGGCTGGCTGTATCCCGGTTTTACCCTCGGTGCCTTGGTCGCCCGGCAGGGGCAGCCCGGTCATTTCGTCCGTCTCTCCTCTCTGTCTCTCCCCGTGCTGCCGCAGATCTAGGCGCCCTATTTCAGCTCAGCGGGCGGGGGGAAAGCAGCTAGTTGTAGTAGCTCTTCGTGTGGATTGGACATTTCAAAGAAGAGAAAccgtagctagctagctcacccagtacagtagtagtactaccaGCGTGGTACAGTAACTCCAGAGAGAAAGAGCGAGCCGAGAGCTCTCTTTCCACGCTCTCTCTGTCTACATATCTCTCTCTGCTTGTTGAAACTTTCGAGTGGGTGGCCGGGTTGGCGGGTTGCAGCTGCCCTTTGCaagggaaggaagaagaaagggaaacAGAGAGGGCcggggaaaagaaaatacagaCACAGTACAGGTGAGGGGAAATTTACAGCTGCTCGATCCGGCCTCATCTCGTGTCTCTCCGCTGCATGTGTGTGTGATCTTTTGGTCTAAAGTGTGGTCTTTGTACACTCATCCGTCCTTCGACGACACCGCATTCCATTCCACCCACATTGCACGTTCCATTTCTTTAGCATTTTCCGGCCGCAGAGCCCCCTCCGGTCAGTACTTCCCTGGCTAACTTCAAAGCTCTCTCCTTGCTTTTGCTTTCCTGCCGTTGGTGGTGGCTAGCTGCTCCTTACACTTgcccccttttccttttctcgcTGAGCAGGAGTAGCAGAACGCGCAGGGGCATGGAGGAGAGCAGGAGAGTaaaaggaggagaaggtgaggaggaagaggagccaCAGCCACAGCCACAGCAGGCGGAAAGGAGGGTTGGCCCGGTGGTGGGCCCGCCCCCCAGCTGAGAAggggaagagggaggtgggagGAGGATCTCCTCTCACGTCAAAGGTGGGGGAAAGCATAAagggagggaaggaggagaaggtggAGAGTgggagctagctaggtagctGAGTACACAAGCCCAAAGCACCAGGGGGAGAAAGAAAGCTTCAGAGAGAGAGCAAGGGATCGATATAGTGCGAGTGTGAGAGTCAGTGAGTGAGAGATATAACAACTCCCATTGCTGAGAGCATCAGGTTCTTGTACAACCACCACACTACACATTGCTCCTTTCGTTTCCCAGTCCACTGGTAGTAGTAGTGGAGGTGCCCTGCTGTTGAAGCTAGCCATGGCATTGcaggaagacgaagaggaggatggagacggagaagaagacggcgaggaagaggggaTGATTAGGGTGTGGGGGAGCTGATTTCTCCCTTGTCCTGAGGCGCGCTGTCCACTTGCGAGAGTAGTAAGATATTGGCACAATAGGCTCaatcacttttttttccctttctttctttcacttATTTTGCTGGGCTtgcttccccccccccccccccccccccgtctCCTTCAATCGATTACATACACTTTCTTGTGTAATTTGTTCGTTCTGCTGCCGTTATTGTCGTCCGTGGTGGGTGGTTTAATCCCTGATTCGGAATGGAATGGAAAGAGCAGAGGTTGGTAAaacgagaaaaaagaaagcgCCCAAACTTGTTTCTTGCTCCTGCGATTCATTCAGATCGACCATGTGCCCTGTTCTCGTTTCAACCCACACAGTGAAGAGTGAGTGAGTGGAGAGTGAAACGAAGCCATAGAGGCTCGCTGGCTGTCTGTATATGAGCGcacgcacacgcacacgcATTAATTAGCTTTGGTCTGTTCCTGTTGCCATGATGAGTTCCGTTCCGGCCAGTGGGGGGCAACATTCcaacaaggaagaagacgacggccAAGGGAGGTGGTGGTGAGATAGAGATACTCCAGATCGATCAGCCAGCCAGCAGCCGTGCTTTGCATTCAGCAAAACCCAAAACCCGTCCGTTTTCCATCATGGCCTGCTTTGCTTGGATGCTTGCTTCTCCTTGCACGCGTGCACCGCCGGACTGCCTTCGGTAGTGGACCTCGCTTGATCTCTTCCCAATGTTGCTTGTTGAGCTTCCCAAATTCCCATCACTCTCCCTCCCACACCCCCTTTGTCTTCTTCCCCATGTCTTCTTCTTGGGTCGATCGATCAACTTGTGTCatctgctgccgctgcctgcGCATGCGTGCGTCCGTGAGAAAGTGAGACGCACCAGGCGCCAGGCTAAGGCTAAGGCTAGGCGCCTACTACTAAATAAGCTATGGCCGTACTACTGCCTACGAGTACTAGCTTGCATTTACTGCTCActcgctgctgcagctgtAGCTGCAGCTGCCTGCCCCCACACTGATCTGTGGGGCCGGCAGGCTTGGGTTGCCGAGCGCAGCAGGCAGTGGTCATGGATGGTTTCACCGTCCcagttgttgtttttgtttaacACCCGGGGCCCGTTTGTAAATTTTATAAGCTCCGGTTTTGTTACGGTCCATTCTTGCCCGAGCAacaattttcttcttctgttacAACTGTACTGCAACGTGGAACGCGCAAGCGAATGCCCACTTGTCATTTGTAACTGGAGAACGCCGAGTTTCCTGTGAGGTTTTTGTGTTCAGGCGGGGTTGATCTGTCTCTATTTGGGAGGTTTCGGTGCTGAAGCAAGTCAAGGGGTGCAACACGACCGGCGTGTTTAAAGGTGATCACCTGCAGGTGGCtttgactgactgactgactgactagcttagagctagctagcttttgtGGGGGCAAAGCAAGCAGATGAGTACAAGCTGACGGGTAGTAGGCAAGCTGCTTGGATCGCTAGCTACACTTCGCCCGTGCTCTCGAGGACCGGCCGGCCGTTTGCCTCGCTAGTGCTTGCCTGTCTGCCGCCCTTTTTGAATGGATTAGATTATATATTCAATTATTCTGTAGCTACCCCCCAGGATGGATATCGCCATCTCCTTTTCGCCTCGACACGCGAAAAACGGCACTAGGTGAAAGTTCCCGTTCCCCGTTCCTTTCAAAAGAACCTCTCTCGCTTGCATACCCAGCTTGGACACTCGACGATCGAGCAGCCATTTCGGCATCGCTCGTTCCAATTTCTTGATCTGTTTTTAAACACCTCGTTCGGCCAAGAGATTTCGTGCTCAGCGCTTCTAACTGTATTGCGTCTCTGTACAACGGCACATGCATGCGTTGCGTGTGTGCAGGTGCAGCCGAGTAGGAGTAGTACGTCCGGGGACCGGACTGGACGGGACGgggcaagcaagcaagctagCCGGCAAGGGCGACACTGCGCGGGGCTCTGTTGGTTGtcttgtttttattttgcgTGCGAGTAGGTAGGAGGAGCGGAGTAGTAGCTGCCTGTAGTAGAAGAAGGCCCTGCCTGCCTAGTGCTAAGCTAGCCGTGTCGCCGAGTGGGCGACCGCGAAATTTAAGACCGGTAGGTCATTAATTTTGACACGCTGATTTGACGCGCGCACTGCTCGCTCTGCCGCTGCCCATGCCCTGCACTGCACCCCGTACGTTCGCTCACCACCCGTACATACATCGGCTGAGCCGGAGTACCCAGCCCCGTACCTACATTCATACCCGCCGCCGGGGTGTGAACAAGGCGGGGACGTCGGGAATGCGCGGGACGCGCCGTGTGGAAGCCGACGGACTGGACGACGGTTTGAACCGGCGACCGATATAACTCATCTGGGAAGCCGAGTCAATTAACGCGGAAGCTGATGAGGACGATAAATGGCGCTGACAGGCGGACCTGCAGCAATAAAACGTTTCGCCAGTGCCTTCGCTCGCCTCCCGTGGGTTGGGTTCGGCCTTGGAACGCCGGCTAATTATTTGGACCGCGCCGGCTAAAAACAATTTGATGAGACCGTCTGGGTCGGATTTTAAGCGCCAACGTCTTCCAAGCCGGGCCTTTAGGGGGCCGGGTGAAGATGATCTAACTCACAGCCGGAGTACCAATGTACCATGCAGCTCAGGCTCTTAGAGCTAGCGCTGGGCACGAATCTTTTATATCTAAATAGGAAAACCCCACTACTAGATTTGTCTCAACAttcaagcatgccacatcatcataccattaatttgttcacacttATATAGTGgaaactcttttttttttgcgcatgCATGTACGCTACTTTTCATCAAGCTATTCCCACTAAGTGACTTATTTCGTGGAAattcatattttgttttgctcatgcatgcatgctacttcATCAATTTATTCCCACTAagtgaaaaaatatataatctatcatacaatttcattatatgttttcattggatactcttttgtttttacttttccctcattatgttaactaaaaatttcaatATCTAAGTAGTAGAACCCCACTATTAGATTTCTCTAACattgcaagcatgccacatcatcatgtATGTTAACTATAAATTTCATCAGAAATGTAAGTTCACGTATGTAACTAAAATCATCGtaccattaatttgttcacattTATTTAGTGGAAACTCATATTCTtttgcgcatgcatgcatgctatttttCACTAAGTGAATAATATATAATCTATCATGCAATTCCATTATATGTTTTCGTTGCATACTCTTTTGTTGTTACTTTTCACGTTGAATTTacgtatgttaactaaaattTTTGGCAGTGCCTGTTAAATTAACGCACGCAGCCCAACGGCACACGCCGTGCAGCAAATCTCGTGCCTCGTCCAGCGTACGTACCAGGAGAGGTCACGGCCGGAGGGGAAAAAGCGAGGAGCAGGTCGCTCGATCTGCATCGACCGATGGATGGATTGGACGGACGGcgacgtacgtacgtaacGCAGCTAGGCCATTTATTTCGGCGCCCGCGCCTGTCGACGGTACGACGAGAATGATGGCTTGGCCGACCGACCCGACCCGACGCCAACCGATGGATCATATCAATGACGCGCGGCATGCTCGCACGCCGATGGCGGATGGCGATGGCGATACAGAGAAATGAGTGCAGCCATATATTCGTACTGTTCATGGGCTAATAATTTGCGTGgaccatgtttttttttaaattgcGAAAGGGACCATGGTTGGTTACGAAGGGATTGAAGGCAAAGTGCGTGCACTGTGCGGTGCTGCCCATCGTTATGGTGCAATGATGAGAGGGCTGGGCTGGGGTGGGTTCATCATGGCAGCTGGCTGGCCCAGGTGGTACTGGCATGTTTTGCTCCATTGATCGATCGTCTGGCAGCTGGGCCGGGATACTGCAGAACGATTCATCTATCGGTTGTAATGGAAAATGACGAATGTTGTCCCATCTTGCACGAAAATTGAAATTTAGTTTTTACGGTCTTGCACCCCCATCCCTTTTACATGTAACTCTTTTCAAGTTTGATACAAAGGGGCCGTTTGGATCACGCCCCAACGAACCCCGCCAAAATTGGCGAACGATCTCGCCCACGATATCGCCAGGGCGTGCGCGTAAAAATGGAATAAGGTGACCAAAATATTGGCTTGGCTCCGGATATTTGGCGCTCTGGATATTTGGCGCTCTGGATATTTGGCGCTGATCCAAACGAAGTCCCTGTTAGCAGTCAactaccaaaaaattggcttgGCGAGCCACGTCTGCAACCCAAACAGCCCCAAAATGTTGTGCCAGTTAGCTTTTTCCCGCCCTAGTTACCCTCAAAATCTAAATGCACATATCCTAAAAAAACAGTTATCATGAATTCTCATAGGTTTTGTTTCATGAATATTAGCTCATTTTGTTGGTCATAGGACATGCAACTATTGAATGGCATTCTTGCACTCTAGCAAATATCAGGCTATGAATTGGAGTGAAGGAAAATAACTGTTTTGGACATGTCAAGGTTCGACAACTCAACATAGATTAGCTAAGGATAGTTAGATTAAGCACTTGTACTCCTCGGGTATAGAGAGATGGCCGCGGGGCAGATGGAGCTTAAACGTGGTGCTAGGGAATCGTAAGAGCGGTGTGCCGAGGTAGCAATACTGGCAAAAGGTGAAACCGAGAGAATACATCGTCGATGTCACCCTTTCCACTTACCGATGTAGTTGTGTATTAAGCGtattttgttatttctaaaaagGATTCGTAGACTATCATCGGATACCAATGGTTATATGATGTCTTCGCCCCCCGACTATTGTTAAATAGACATTGCAAGACGAAAGAGGGATAGGTGTCGGATGGTAGGTCAATGGAGAGGGTGACTAGGTGTGTGgctgaaggaagaagaaacaagcGCCGAAAGATATCGGTGGACAAATGCCGAATGGTGGGCTGATGGGAAGGATGACTGGATGTGGCGGTGGGAAGAAGAAACACATGTTGCAAGACAATTGTGGGCAAATGTGTGGATGTGTCAATTGAGAGGGTGTGGTGTGGCAGCAGACCTATATTGCGTGACGATGGTCGGTCGATGGAGAGGGTGACAAGATGTGACAACAAGAAGGGGAAACATATATTGCAAGACGAAAGTGACTAACCTTCGGGCGGCGGGTCGATGGAAAGGATAAAGTTTGGTTATTGAGAAATTCTTGATCAAAATCTGTAAAACGGAAATCTCATTGATAAATGAGGGAGTACATTGCAAGACGACGGTGGCCTGTGGTGTCGGCGAGAAGAAGAGATAGATGGCTGGAGAGAATGGAGAAAAGAGGGTTTGGACGGAGGAAACGTGCCGTGGGACGTCGAATTCTTCGGCAGGAACACTGTGCGTGAACTCGCCAGTTGCACGATAAGGACGGATCATGGACGCACGCGCCGGAAGTCGTACACGTACGAGTAACGTAGAGGGAAAGAAGAGCTTCCCGTGTCGTGTGTCCGCATGCAGCCCGCTCACGCGGATCTTTATCCTCCGCATCGACCACCAAAGCTCTCTCCGCCAACCAAAACATGACGACGCTTCCCGCGACCACACTGCCAcgcccctccctcctcctcccatcaGTCTCCTTCACCGCAGCTCCGGGCAACAGGACGAgtggcgtgcggcggcggtggccggggGCTGCTGCGATCGGgatccggcggcaggggcTCGGGAGgtgctgggcggcggcggcggaggcggtggaggaggaggaggccctgCTCCCGAAGGAGGAGGCAGGAGAGGGCGATGAGGCCAAGGGGAGGTACTACGACTGGAAAGAGGAGTGGTACCCGCTGTACCTGTCCAAGGAGGTGCCCGACGACGCCGCGCTCCCGCTCACCGTCTTCGACCGCCAGCTCGTGCTCtaccgcgacgccgacggcgTGCTCCGATGCCACGAGGACCGCTGCCCCCACAGGTGATTCATTCGTTCATTCGTCTCTCTGAGTCTCATCTCACTGTCCAGAGATTTAATCCTTCctgcccttcctgccctctctcttcttcagTCTGGGATGAGTGATCGtgtgtctgtctgtctgtcaaTCACTGCGTGTTGGGCGTGGCAGTTTCGTAACTTAACAGGTGTACGCTCACCGCGTTTCAGAACAGAAGTAGCAGTACGGATTTAAGGATCATATATGGAGCAGTGGTACAATTTTagataaaaatatattcagAAATGGATCTTCATGCACCGGCGGATTAATTAAGCCTTCATGATCGGTGATGATTAACATTCATGCTTCTTCAGGTTAGCCAAGCTATCCGAAGGGCAGCTCGTTGACGGCAAGCTAGAGTGCCTCTACCATGGCTGGCAGTTCGACGGGGAGGGCAAGTGCGTCAAGATCCCACAGGTACGCTCAGCACCAATTAATCCGACCAACAGCCCTTCTTCTCGGTTATCTTCATGCATATACGGTACAATGAGAAGACCAACACAACCAATATACATATGTGTGTGCAACATGCAGCTGCCTGATGGCGCCAAGATCCCGCGGAACGCGTGCGCGCGCAACTACGAGGTGCGGGACTCGCAAGGGGTGGTGTGGGTTTGGATGTCGCCGTCTAACCCGCCGGACTCGTCCAAGCTGCCCTGGTTCGAGCCGTACGCGCGGGCCGGGTTCACGGACCTGTCCACGGTCCACGAGCTCCCCTACGACCACTCCATCCTGCTGGAGAACCTCATGGACCCGGCGCACGTGCCCATCTCCCACGACCGCACCGACTGGACGGCAAAGCGGGAGGACGCGCAGCCGCTGGCCTTCGAGGTAACGGAGCGCACCCGCCGGGGCTTCGCGGGCTACTGGGCCCGCGAACGGGCCCCGCACCTCCGCAGCCTGCTCCGCTTCGAG includes:
- the LOC100823679 gene encoding protein TIC 55, chloroplastic, whose translation is MTTLPATTLPRPSLLLPSVSFTAAPGNRTSGVRRRWPGAAAIGIRRQGLGRCWAAAAEAVEEEEALLPKEEAGEGDEAKGRYYDWKEEWYPLYLSKEVPDDAALPLTVFDRQLVLYRDADGVLRCHEDRCPHRLAKLSEGQLVDGKLECLYHGWQFDGEGKCVKIPQLPDGAKIPRNACARNYEVRDSQGVVWVWMSPSNPPDSSKLPWFEPYARAGFTDLSTVHELPYDHSILLENLMDPAHVPISHDRTDWTAKREDAQPLAFEVTERTRRGFAGYWARERAPHLRSLLRFEAPCVLTNTLEFVDKDGKEQCFSAQFLCRPAGQGKAMLLVRFGSTASSPLMKVLPQWYFHQNACKVFEQDMGFLSSQNEVLLREKVPTKELYLNLRSSDTWVAEYRRWMDKAGHGMPYYFGHSTLSPPPVPAVVEQAPAGAVAGISASFPAKGGIGTTHAPNPTNRYFRHVVHCKGCRETVNRYTALKNAFVVLAAVAAAAAVLAATRQWKAVWLASAAVLAAASYACGSVVSLVTTNFIRTHRRL